A genomic stretch from Nocardia wallacei includes:
- a CDS encoding helix-turn-helix domain-containing protein: MFADSDVTGTLLRELRTVAGIGLRRMAEKTHYSPAYLSQIENGQRPVPEGVAAAYRRALGDDPVAGRLSAIATDPDGTGAADVAVILERTRHLEDRIGAAPVLPVVRGIDTLARGLDNGLASEVTRYRGWLEHATGQRAIADKVLADAAELAQDGPQRAHALSFRSLTARHTGDLAKALDLADATLAEDGVHPALRTFDLYWRGELLARRGENRAAAKAIASDPSESDELPPGGYWYTAGFLAVQRGLVLSCMGHVADGVEEATQGLAAMPPDHRGTDWLNIMLQQIDPELTDAAT, translated from the coding sequence GTGTTCGCAGATTCGGACGTGACCGGAACACTGCTGCGTGAACTCCGCACCGTGGCGGGTATCGGTCTGCGTCGTATGGCTGAGAAAACCCACTACTCACCGGCGTATCTGTCACAGATAGAGAACGGGCAACGCCCCGTGCCCGAAGGTGTCGCCGCGGCGTATCGCCGTGCGCTCGGTGATGATCCGGTAGCGGGCAGGCTCAGCGCTATAGCCACCGATCCGGACGGCACCGGTGCTGCCGATGTGGCTGTCATCTTGGAACGCACCCGGCACCTGGAGGACCGGATAGGCGCGGCTCCCGTTCTGCCTGTGGTGCGCGGAATCGACACTCTCGCAAGAGGTTTGGACAACGGATTAGCGTCTGAAGTCACGCGGTACCGCGGCTGGCTCGAGCACGCAACGGGTCAACGAGCAATTGCCGACAAAGTTCTTGCCGACGCAGCCGAGCTGGCGCAGGACGGACCCCAGCGAGCGCACGCGTTGTCGTTCCGTTCGCTTACCGCTCGGCACACCGGAGACCTGGCGAAGGCACTCGACCTTGCCGACGCAACGCTTGCCGAGGACGGCGTACACCCGGCACTGCGAACGTTCGATCTCTATTGGCGCGGTGAGCTACTGGCGCGAAGGGGCGAGAACAGAGCAGCCGCTAAGGCGATCGCGTCAGATCCTTCGGAGAGCGACGAACTACCGCCGGGTGGGTATTGGTACACCGCTGGGTTCCTGGCGGTACAGAGAGGGCTGGTGCTGTCGTGCATGGGCCACGTCGCTGATGGAGTGGAGGAAGCCACTCAGGGCCTCGCAGCGATGCCACCAGACCACCGGGGTACCGACTGGTTGAACATCATGCTTCAACAGATAGATCCTGAGCTGACCGACGCGGCCACTTGA
- a CDS encoding ester cyclase has protein sequence MDIATLYRRWLFEVWYGDYSGVRDIFMPGFVGHWPSMDVYGPQGVVNQIEQSRRFFDDIENTLDVGPVINGDLIAARWTFHGSYREGIPGATAAPGTRIAFCGQDIFRAEGGRFAEYWVVSDGLGMMQALGALGQ, from the coding sequence ATGGATATCGCGACGCTCTATCGCCGCTGGTTGTTCGAGGTGTGGTACGGCGACTACTCCGGCGTGAGGGATATCTTCATGCCGGGTTTTGTCGGGCACTGGCCGTCGATGGATGTGTATGGGCCGCAGGGGGTTGTCAACCAGATCGAGCAGTCCAGACGCTTCTTCGACGACATCGAGAACACGCTGGATGTCGGGCCGGTGATCAATGGCGACCTGATTGCCGCTCGGTGGACCTTCCACGGCTCGTACCGCGAGGGTATTCCCGGCGCCACGGCCGCGCCCGGCACCCGCATCGCCTTCTGCGGGCAGGACATCTTCCGTGCGGAGGGTGGCCGGTTCGCCGAGTACTGGGTGGTGTCCGACGGGCTGGGCATGATGCAGGCCCTCGGTGCGCTCGGACAATGA
- a CDS encoding MTH1187 family thiamine-binding protein: MIAAFSITPLGTGEDVGRAVAEAVRVVRASGLPNETTAMYTSIEGEWDEVMAVIKQATDAVMAAAPRCSLVIKADIRPGVTDGLTSKVASVERYLADD, from the coding sequence GCTCGGCACCGGAGAGGATGTCGGCCGGGCGGTCGCCGAGGCCGTGCGCGTCGTGCGGGCCAGCGGCCTGCCCAACGAGACCACGGCCATGTACACCTCGATCGAAGGCGAATGGGACGAGGTGATGGCCGTGATCAAACAGGCCACCGACGCCGTCATGGCCGCCGCCCCGCGCTGCAGCCTGGTGATCAAGGCCGACATCCGGCCGGGCGTCACCGACGGCCTCACCTCGAAGGTGGCGAGCGTCGAGCGCTACCTCGCCGACGACTAA